One genomic window of Halobellus limi includes the following:
- a CDS encoding ATP-binding protein — MLAEDADRDVLRVNERFLELFGIPAEPEDVIGDDCEAFAARVSDLFVDPDGFVSRIDELIEGGEPVWNDELVLEDGRAFERNYRPIELPDGGGHLWVYYDVTEREERERRLEALNETARELMAAETCEEVAEIGVDAAKTIIGLDANVVNLYREGEGLVPVAATETARDLVGELPTFAAGEGIAWRVFESGEAKSIDDVQSDPDVYNPETPIRSEMYVPLGEYGILIAGSPTRDAFDDEDVVLSEILGINIVTALEQVQRNERIRERERELTRQNARLEEFASVVSHDLRNPLNVASGRLDLAREECDSEQLEYVADAHDRMGELIDDLLTLARERDTDIEPTPIALDSFVRACWRNVDTGDAEFTLDVEGAISADETQLRQLFENLLRNAVEHGGDAVRVGTLEDADGFYVEDDGPGIPPDKRGDVFEYGYSTTQGGTGFGLSIAKQCVEAHGWEIRVTDGAEGGARFEITGVDIGDAE; from the coding sequence GTGCTCGCGGAGGACGCCGACAGAGACGTGCTGCGGGTCAACGAGCGGTTCCTCGAACTCTTCGGTATCCCCGCCGAACCGGAGGACGTGATCGGCGACGACTGCGAGGCGTTCGCAGCGCGGGTGAGCGATCTGTTCGTCGATCCCGACGGGTTCGTCTCGCGGATCGACGAACTGATCGAGGGGGGCGAGCCGGTCTGGAACGACGAACTCGTGCTCGAGGACGGTCGAGCCTTCGAGCGGAACTACCGACCGATCGAACTCCCCGACGGGGGCGGGCACCTCTGGGTGTACTACGACGTCACCGAACGCGAGGAACGGGAACGCCGCCTCGAAGCGCTGAACGAGACCGCGAGAGAGCTGATGGCGGCGGAGACCTGCGAGGAGGTGGCCGAGATCGGCGTCGACGCGGCGAAGACGATCATCGGCCTCGACGCCAACGTGGTCAACCTCTACAGGGAAGGTGAGGGGCTCGTCCCCGTCGCGGCGACCGAGACGGCGAGAGACCTCGTGGGCGAGTTGCCGACGTTCGCGGCGGGCGAGGGGATCGCCTGGCGCGTCTTCGAGAGCGGCGAGGCGAAGTCGATCGACGACGTCCAGTCCGATCCCGACGTGTACAACCCGGAGACGCCGATACGCAGCGAGATGTACGTCCCGCTCGGCGAATACGGCATCCTCATCGCCGGATCGCCGACGCGAGACGCCTTCGACGACGAGGACGTCGTGCTCAGCGAGATCCTGGGGATCAACATCGTCACGGCGCTCGAACAGGTCCAGCGGAACGAGCGGATCCGCGAGCGCGAGCGCGAACTCACCCGACAGAACGCCCGTCTCGAAGAGTTCGCCAGCGTCGTCTCCCACGACCTCCGCAATCCGCTGAACGTCGCCTCGGGCCGGCTCGACCTGGCCCGCGAGGAGTGCGACAGCGAGCAGCTCGAGTACGTCGCCGACGCCCACGACCGGATGGGCGAACTGATCGACGACCTGCTCACGCTCGCTCGCGAGCGCGACACCGACATCGAACCGACGCCGATCGCGCTGGACTCGTTCGTCCGCGCCTGCTGGCGGAACGTCGACACGGGCGACGCCGAGTTCACGCTCGACGTCGAGGGGGCGATCAGCGCCGACGAGACGCAACTCAGACAGCTCTTCGAGAACCTCCTGCGCAACGCCGTCGAACACGGCGGCGACGCGGTGCGCGTCGGGACGCTGGAGGACGCCGACGGGTTCTACGTCGAGGACGACGGCCCGGGAATCCCGCCCGACAAACGCGGAGACGTCTTCGAGTACGGCTACTCGACGACCCAGGGCGGCACCGGGTTCGGCCTCTCGATCGCGAAGCAGTGCGTGGAGGCCCACGGCTGGGAGATCCGGGTGACCGACGGCGCCGAGGGTGGTGCGCGCTTCGAGATCACCGGCGTCGATATCGGCGACGCGGAGTGA
- a CDS encoding RAD55 family ATPase — protein MDRVPFGISHLDSVIGGGAPSGSVVLLVGEPGAGAREFMYTSATMNAVARGDRELFELHYGDLHENAALPPEVHYLSFTDDEDNLRREMAYVLDDDLVSEAADRIAVRDFSPEYFQLSPVPREWYLGETTRLQDLGGREERSEVLTALGQYLNAHAAENLVVIDSITDLVAAVSDEMTWNDIAMLIRGLGKAAHRWDGLVLAYASRETLERTELGHLMDAADGTLQFEWESGGSKRARTMVVQEFRGVLSQIERENIVRFETEIHEGGFDISDVRKIR, from the coding sequence ATGGACCGGGTCCCGTTCGGAATCTCGCACCTGGACAGCGTCATCGGCGGCGGCGCGCCGTCGGGGTCGGTCGTGCTTCTGGTCGGCGAGCCGGGCGCCGGCGCGCGGGAGTTCATGTACACGAGCGCGACGATGAACGCCGTCGCCCGCGGCGACAGAGAGCTGTTCGAGTTGCACTACGGCGACCTCCACGAGAACGCCGCGCTGCCCCCGGAGGTGCACTACCTCTCGTTCACCGACGACGAGGACAACCTCCGACGGGAGATGGCGTACGTGCTCGACGACGACCTCGTGAGCGAGGCCGCAGACCGGATCGCCGTCCGCGATTTCTCCCCCGAGTACTTCCAGTTGAGTCCTGTCCCCCGGGAGTGGTACCTCGGCGAGACGACGAGGCTGCAGGACCTCGGCGGCCGCGAGGAGCGCTCGGAGGTTCTCACGGCGCTCGGGCAGTACCTCAACGCGCACGCGGCGGAGAACCTCGTCGTCATCGACTCGATCACGGATCTGGTGGCCGCCGTCTCCGACGAGATGACGTGGAACGACATCGCGATGCTGATCCGCGGCCTCGGGAAGGCCGCACACCGCTGGGACGGCCTCGTTCTGGCGTACGCCAGCCGCGAGACACTCGAACGGACCGAACTCGGTCACCTGATGGACGCCGCCGACGGGACGTTACAGTTCGAGTGGGAGTCCGGCGGTTCCAAGCGCGCGCGGACGATGGTCGTCCAGGAGTTCCGCGGCGTCCTCTCGCAGATCGAACGCGAGAACATCGTCCGCTTCGAGACGGAGATCCACGAGGGCGGGTTCGACATCAGCGACGTTCGAAAGATCAGGTGA
- a CDS encoding cupin domain-containing protein, giving the protein MALDLYDDVRETLDPADGEVQTAELVVTDDVLVKAFALGPGAELEPHEHAESTNVFHVLEGSVTVVRDGESETVDAPSVVRHDRGAVHGAQNESGNVAVFTASLCPLP; this is encoded by the coding sequence ATGGCACTCGACCTGTACGACGACGTTCGCGAGACGCTCGATCCAGCCGACGGCGAGGTCCAGACCGCGGAACTCGTCGTGACCGACGACGTGCTCGTGAAGGCGTTCGCGCTCGGTCCGGGAGCGGAACTGGAGCCCCACGAACACGCAGAGAGCACGAACGTGTTCCACGTGCTGGAGGGGTCCGTGACCGTCGTTCGCGACGGCGAGAGCGAGACGGTCGACGCGCCGAGCGTCGTCCGTCACGACCGCGGCGCCGTCCACGGAGCGCAGAACGAGTCGGGGAACGTCGCGGTCTTCACGGCCAGCCTCTGTCCGCTCCCGTAG